The window TTACAATTTGAAGATTTTCACTATCGTGCACAGCATATTCGAATGGTTTTCCAAGATGCGAATTCCGCGTTTAACCCTCGCTTAAACATTGGGCAAGCCTTAGATGCACCACTACGATTAATTACCGATTGGGATGAAGAAACGCGTAATGAAAAAATCTTTGAAACGCTTTCATTAGTCGGACTTTATCCTGATTATACGAATCTTAAAATCAAGCATTTATCTGTCAGTCAAAAACAACGGATCGCCTTGGCTCGTGCACTGATTCTTCAACCCGAGATCATTATTATTGATGATGCATTGAGTACATTAGATGCCTCTGTGCGTATTCAATTGCTTAATCTGATTTTAGATTTACAAGAACATTTAGGCATTTCCTATATTTATATTGGACAACATTTAGGCATTATCAAACATATTGCAGATCAAGTTTTGGTGATGGATGATGGTGAAATTATCGAATCTGGTACACCAAGAGAGATCTTTTCTAATCCTCAAAATAATATTACTCGCCTACTTGTAGAAAGCCATTTTGGTCAATTGCTTGATGAAAATGCTTGGCAAACAACGACTTCCTAATTCTCTTTAAAATAAGTTAGGCATAGACATCTCAAAAAAACGTCTTTAAAAATGGATTACTTTACTACAAAATTGCTTAAACTTATCCATAAAACTTGAGGTATTGATTTCTTCTTTTCTCATGTAGCAAGGTGACTCATTATTATCACTATAATCATTAAACTTTAAACTATCTAAATCTTCTATCTTATTACTCTTATTCGAT is drawn from Haemophilus parainfluenzae and contains these coding sequences:
- a CDS encoding ATP-binding cassette domain-containing protein, whose protein sequence is MPLLQVENLSKTFDEPTKLLGSEQFYAVKDVSFTLNRKETLAIIGKNGSGKSTLVKMIAGITPPTSGKILFNGLPLQFEDFHYRAQHIRMVFQDANSAFNPRLNIGQALDAPLRLITDWDEETRNEKIFETLSLVGLYPDYTNLKIKHLSVSQKQRIALARALILQPEIIIIDDALSTLDASVRIQLLNLILDLQEHLGISYIYIGQHLGIIKHIADQVLVMDDGEIIESGTPREIFSNPQNNITRLLVESHFGQLLDENAWQTTTS